GCCGTTCCTTGCCCGAGAGCTCGATCGTCATGCGTCCCCAGCGGTCGGTCTCTTGGCGATGCAATTGCACGTTCGCCTGGCGGTCGACGTCGTACAAGGCGTAGACCATGTTGACCGCCAACGGATCCCCCGCCACGGTCGATGCGGCGACGGTGAAGCGGTTCGTCGCGCCCGGCGTGAGCCGCGCCGGACCGGCGACGACGACGCGCGGCAGTTCGCGATCCAATCGCGCCAGTCGTGTGCGATGAAACTGGAACCCGCCCAGACTCAGCAACAACATCACGGCGGCGGCCAGACCAATCGCCCACCCCCAGGTATTTCGCTTCGCTGGCGGCTGATGATGTGCGCGACGCGTTTCCGACTGACGCACGACCGAGGAAATTGGCCGAATTGCCTGCTGCTCGTCGATCTTGAGACTCAGTGGCGGCGCCTCGATGCGGGCCGCTTGGGCGATCAAACCCAACTCACGCTGAGCTTGAATCCATGCCCCGTTGAGCGCGGGATCGTTGTCGATCTGCGCGCGCAGCTCCGACGCCTCCGCTTCGGGAAGCAGGCCGTGGTGGAGTTCCAACAGTTGTTGATGCAGCCGAGATTCCATGTCTTCAGAATGCTGTTTTCGACAAAATGCTTTCCAGCCAAACTTCAGGCTTACGCCGATTCCTCCGCCATCGCCTCGCGCAAGCGGCCGAGGGCCAACCGCATCCGCGTCTTCACGGTCCCCAGCGGGATCCCCACGGCGACCGCGATTTGTTCGTAGGTCATTTCTCCGTTTTGTCGCAGCAGGAACACCTCCTGTTCCTCCGCCCGCAGATGCGAGATCGCTTCCCGTAGTCGCGCCAATTGCTCTGTCTGCTCCAGGCGCGCCTCCGGCGCACAATCAGGGCCGGGCAGATACGAGGCGTTGTCCGGCAACGCGGTACGCCTGCGTCGCCAGGCGGTCCCTCGCACATCTCGGCCGGCATTCAGCGCGATTCGAAACACCCAGGCCTTGAGGTTGTCCACTTCGCCCACCGCGTCGCGGTGCCGCCAGCACTTTATGAACGTCTCCTGCAGGGCGTCCCGCGCGTCCTCATGGTTGCCAGTGAGGTAATACAACGTGCCCAGCAGTTCGGGCTGCCAGCGCGCAAAGGCGTCCTCCAGACGGTCGGTGGTCAACCGCCGGTCGGCTTCCACAGCCTCCGTCGTGGTGCGGGCGACGTTCATGCTTGCTCAATATAGACGAAGCGACCGAGTCCGAGGATTTGCTCCCGTGGGACCTGTCGCACAATCGATGCGGCATTTCGAGCTGAATACATACGATTCATGTGTTCAGTATCCTCCGTCGGTCAGGGCAAAATCTTCGCCTTACCGAATCAATACGGCCGTCAATCGTCCATCTTAGAGCTATATTTTCCAGCCCCTTGTTTGGCGTATCGGGGATAAAGCATGGCTTCCAGCATCGGCGCATCACCGACGGAGTTCGACGA
Above is a genomic segment from Planctomycetia bacterium containing:
- a CDS encoding MG2 domain-containing protein, which gives rise to MESRLHQQLLELHHGLLPEAEASELRAQIDNDPALNGAWIQAQRELGLIAQAARIEAPPLSLKIDEQQAIRPISSVVRQSETRRAHHQPPAKRNTWGWAIGLAAAVMLLLSLGGFQFHRTRLARLDRELPRVVVAGPARLTPGATNRFTVAASTVAGDPLAVNMVYALYDVDRQANVQLHRQETDRWGRMTIELSGKERLPVNCELRLATAQAGLQSPLATLALPVSEVAFLTKLATDRPSYQPGDDVYFRSVTLRQSDLTPVAAPLQFWALDASGVIVPGSELSGTTDRGIGNGRWTLPADAALGEYRLVA
- a CDS encoding RNA polymerase sigma factor translates to MNVARTTTEAVEADRRLTTDRLEDAFARWQPELLGTLYYLTGNHEDARDALQETFIKCWRHRDAVGEVDNLKAWVFRIALNAGRDVRGTAWRRRRTALPDNASYLPGPDCAPEARLEQTEQLARLREAISHLRAEEQEVFLLRQNGEMTYEQIAVAVGIPLGTVKTRMRLALGRLREAMAEESA